The following DNA comes from Chryseobacterium gallinarum.
ACAATTAGGATACATCATGGGAGAACAGAACCTTGCTGAAACCTTAAAGCAATATTATGATCAGTGGAGTATGAAACATCCGTCAGACAGAGATTTTCTTCATATTGCCCAAAAAGTATCCGGAATGGATTTAAAATGGTTTCACCACTATTGGATCAATACGACCAAAACCATTGATTATGGAATTAAAGATGTAAAATACGATGCAAAGTCAACAACAATTACCCTTGTAAATAATGGACAGGTGCCTATGCCGATAGATTTCAGCATAATGACTACAGATAAAAAAGTGGTTACCTACCAGATTCCATTGAATATGACCCATACATGGAAAGAAAAAGATATCTATGGTGAGTTTAAAACCATGCCTTACTGGCCATGGACACAAAAGGAATATACCATTACAATTCCTTACACAAAATCTCAATTGTCCGTGTTAGGAATAGATTTCAGTCAGAGAATTGCGGATGTGAATATGGTGGATAATTTTGTTGAGGTGAAATAATTCAGATAAATGATAAAAACAGAGGCTGCCACTTGGGGCAGCCTCTTTTCATGTCGTGGAAATTACCAAATAACCGGGGATCCGCAATCTTTGATAGAAACCCTGCAAGATTTTTTTTCAGATTTTTCATATAGTACAATTGATTTTGTTGTTTCAACTGTATCCAGTACCTTTAAGGAATAACAGGATAAACTTGCAGGTGTAGTTCTTTACTTAATAAGTGTGTTGAAAATACCATTAATTGAGGTAAAGTTTGAACCTTATCAATCTAAATTAATATGGGATTTCATTAAGTTTTTGATCATAAAGCTTTATTTTTACACTTATTTACAAATCTCTTTAGTTTAAAAAATAAATGAATTCAATTGTAATCAACGTAGGGAACAGCAATATCAGATTTGGACTTTTTAATGGCGATAATTGTGATATTTCATGGGTAATCAATACCAAGCCCTACAGAACTGCGGATGAGCTGTATGTACAGATGCTGATGCTTTATCAGACCTATAAAATTGAGCCTAGAGAAATCGGGAAAGTGATTATAGGATCGGTGGTGCCACAGCTGACCAAAGTAATGAGCTCAGGAATCAAAAAAATTCACGGTACTACTCCTGTAATTGTTGACAGGAATACCCCTTCAGGGGTTCAGGCAAAATCCAAGCAAATGGGAACGGATATCTATGCTAATCTGGTGGCTGCACATAATCTATATCCGGACAGAAAGAAAATCGTTATTGATTTCGGAACGGCTCTTACCGCAAGCTGTGTAGCAGAAACAGGAGAAACCTTAGGCGTAATTATTGCGCCGGGAATTGTGACATCACTCAATTCACTGATCAGCCAGACAGCCCAGCTTCCTGACATCGAACTTAAAAAGCCTAAATCTGTTTTAGGACTGGATACGGTGACCTGCATGCAAAGCGGGATGGTTTATGGTTTTTTAGGAATGGTAGAAGGCTTTATCAACCGTATCAATGATGAGGTGAATGATGATTGCTTTGTGGTTGCAACAGGAGGAGTCTCTCATGTATATAAACCCCTAACGGAAAAAATTCACGTGATGGACAGGCTGCATACCCTGAAAGGGCTTTATTTTTTAGGTAAAGATTTATAATTGTAATAACTGAGGCTAAGACAAAGCCTTAATTTGCCTTAATTTTTATTAAAATGAAAGATTTTCCTGTAATTAAAACGGAAAGACTTATTCTTTCCCATCTGGAAGAGAAAGATATTCCTTTTATCGTTGAATATCTTCAGCATAAAATTTATTCAGACCTTACTTCTAACATTCCTTATCCTTACACGGAAAGTGATGCCAGGTTCTGGTTGAAAATGTCTGAAGAAGCTTTTGAAAATAACTCGGGATATACTTTCGGAATCCGTAATAAAGAAGGACAAATTATCGGTGCTATCGGACTTCACGACAGGGATGATGATAAGGCTGAATTAGGTTATTGGATCGGAATGCCTTACTGGAATAAAGGATACGTAACTGAAGCAGCCAAAGCTATAATAGATTTTGGCTTCAAAAAACTTAATTTTAATAAAATTTTTGCCACTCATTTTCCCCACAATCCCGCCTCAGGGAAAATAATGGAGAAAATAGGAATGGAGAAAGAGGCCTTTTTAAAAGAAGAAGTAAAAAAAGATGGAGAATATTTTGATCTTGTCATGTATTCCATTTTTAATAATCATAAATAAAAACGGAGATCATTCCGGTCTCCGTTTTATTCGTATTGAGTATTTATCTTTTATTTTTAAAAAAAGTTTTAACAATAGATGAGCATTCGTTTTCCATAATTCCCGTTACAATTTCTGTTTTCGGGTGTAGGGAGAGGTGTTTATTGATGAAACCTCTCTGCTCATCTCTGGCCCCTATAACTACTTTTGAAATCTGAGCCCAGGATAATGCTCCTGCACACATAACACAAGGTTCCATAGTGACATAGAGCGTACAATCCTTTAAATATTTACCACCAAGAAAATGAGCAGCGGAAGTGATGGCCTGCATTTCTGCATGGGCGGTAACGTCATTCAGGGTTTCGGTGAGGTTATGGGCCTTTGCAATAACCCGGCTATTGGAAACAACAATACAACCGATAGGGACCTCATCTTTTTCCAGGGCAATTTCAGCTTCCTGTAAAGCCATCTTCATATAATATTCGTCGGTAAACATTTATTCTGTCATCGTTAAAGTTAAAGGAAGCCTGAATTGAAAACTGGCCGGATCACCTTTGGCGGTGGCGGGCGTAAATTTTTCAGAAATGGAATACATCGCAATTTCAGCCTGCCTGTTGAATGTGAAATTATCGCCTTGTGCATGTACATTGCTGATGCTACCATCCGGTTCAACCGTAAAAATCACATCTGTCATGACTGTTTTGGGTTCAGAATGAACACCATCCGTATAAAGAAGATCGGCAACCTCCTGTCTCAATGAATTGATTCCTCCCGGATAATTGGGTGCTGTTTCTACATCATTATTTTTGTTTTCCGTTTGGGATCCGTCTTTTATTTTTTTTATCAATTGAAGATCTTCCAGGTTTCTTACCCGTAACAAGGCTCCGATCAATGCATTATTTTCAATACTGTCCATTTTTTTCATGAAGAAAAGAAAATCACCTTTTATAGCAGCCTTTTTGAAGGTGTTGGATTCGGCATCAAATTTCTTCTTGAATTCTTTATTGAGCATAGTTCTGTGCTGGTTGTAATAATTTTTTACTACCCGGAACTCTTCCTTTTGCTGTGACAGGCAAAAAGCAGAAATAATACAGCAAATACAGATTAATAAAGCTCTCAATTCAGTATATTTATGTAAATATAATTAAAAAATATGAGATTCTTCAGCTTTCAAGGTAACGGTTCAGAGATTCCTGGAGATGGGTTCTGATTTCATCAACTAAAGCTTTAGGTTCTAAAACGGTAACCTCTTTCCCATATGAAAGAATCTCCTGCATAAAGTCGTAAGTAGGATGCAGGAAGAATTCAAAATAAATTTCTTCCGGCGTTTCTTTGGTCTCTTTTTGCGATTGGTGAAGTGGGAAACTTCTGATGTACTCTCCCTGATGACGGCTGCATTTCAATACAATATTCTGTGGCTTTTGCTCAGCCAGATTCATCACCCCAAATGCATTTTTAAAATGTTCTCTAAAATTATAGTTATATTTTTCACGGAATTTATTTTTACTAACATCCAGATAATTAATCCTGTCCAGACCAAATGATTTCAAAAGTTTGTCTTTGGTATCGATCGCAATAAGATACCATCGGTCTTTAGATTCTTTCAGGGCCAACGGATGAACTTTTCTGGAAGTCATCAGTTTGTTTTTGTAATTATAATGTTCAAAAGAAACCACTCTTTTGTTACGAATGGCAAAGAACAGATCATAGAAATGTTCAACTCCGGTGGGCTTCCTGCTTTCAAAGAAGATAAAATCTGAAAAATCCGGATGAAGATTCAATGCATTGCTCACCTGAAAAGATTCCAGGAGCTTTTGGTTATACTCATCCACTTCCATAATCGGGCGGCTCTCAATATAATACCGGTTGTCACCTTTTTTCTTATTGTGAATAGAAAGATTGAAAAGATCGGAAATTTCACGGATATCCCGCTGCAAGGTACGGATAGAGTAGCTCTTGATCCCTGCATCCTGAAATTCAAAAGAGTTTAAAAGATAGTCCTCCAGCTGGGAATAGGTAGCCGGAGAACTTTCTAATCTTTTAATAATTAAGGCATATCTTGTCAGATAAAAATCTTTTTTCATGATCTAATTTTATAAGACAAATATATGGGCTTAATGCGACAAAACGTGTCGCGTTTAATTAAAGTTTTTTGGTAATCGATTTAATATATTAATGCTGTGTTAATCCGTATAAATCATCTTCGCTCGTCATATTTTTCATAGATATTCCCTGAGAATAAAAAATGTATAAAAACTGTTCAAAAACATAAGGAACACTTAAAAGGTTAAGGACAATAATTATAGTATTTCCTTCAATTTTTGAACTATACCATTCCCATGCTCTGTGATACATACTTTCGATCCAGGATTCAAAATGCCATTGTCCATCTTCAGACATAATTTCATCTAATGTTTTATTTGTCATACTTTCCACAAACCATTTAGGTAAGATTGATTTCCATTCGCTGTCTTTTGGCCACTTATTTGTGTGAGCAAACTGACTTACAGATTTCATAACTTCTTTGGCTTTCTTTAAAACTTCATGAGGATTATTTACGTTCTTAACTTTAATAATCATTTTTAGGCCCTCAGGTATTTGAGCCTGGTTGTTAATATCTATTCTTTCCTTTTCTTGCATAATTATTTTAATTTTAATATTTCAGGATTTTTCATATTTTTAATAAGATCATCAAATAAATTTTTGGGAATCCCTAGTGAATATTTTGTTTTCGATGCATCTCCAAATTGTGGTCTTTCAGGAAAAGCTTTTCCATAGCTTTGCTTTACTGCATCTTTCATTAATTTATTGAAAAATTTTTCATTTACTTCTGCAGTAAAAACCTCGGCCGTTTCTCCTCTTTTTATCCAATATTCTAGTACTCTGTCATCATCTTTAAATGTAACATATAATCTTTCATGGCCTATAATTTTAACTTTCCCCATGCAACTTTTTGCCTGCGAACTATCTTGCTGAGGAGCAGAGTGTTACCATTTAGTAGTGAATAGATAGGTAACGATTAAGAAATGAGCGGAGTGCTTTGAGGTACACTGTTTTGAATAGCCAAAGAACGCTCACTATTATCACTTGCAAAGATATTGATTTGTGAGCAAAAGTGAGCGTTCTTTCGTGATTTTCTTCTTTGAGAAGAGAGAATTTGTTCCCTACATCCTTCGTCCCCGTTTCTTTCTCTTGTTGGCTTCGTGGCGCAGTCTCCGCTGAAAGGCGGTTTCGGCATAATTCTCTCCATGGACTTGGAAGTCCAGTACACCGCCAACACCCGATGCAATCCCTTCGGCAACAACATCCACTACGCTCTCAACAAGGCTTGGTTCAGGACTTGGTGTTGGCTGTCGCTTTTCTTCTTGTAAAGGGCTTTTCGGCTGATAAATTGGAACAGAAGAGTGATAGGGAGCAGCATAGGACAGCCCGAATTGTTTCAGCAGCGAGTTATATCCAAACTCTCGTCCTATTTCCGAAGCCTTGAAAGTCTGCCCCTCAAAATGAAACTTCAGTCCATAGATGCTACCTTTCTTGTTCGTCATCTGTTCCACGATTACACCTTGTCGTCTCAAATCATATCGAAAGGATGCGTAGCCATTCAGTCCGCCATTCGCATACTTTCCCAACAGTCCATAAGCCATTGTGCGCAGTTTCTCCCTGCTCGCCTCCCGTGTCTGATTGGCTCTCGGCTTTTGATAGCGTTTTTCTGCCCGTATCTCATTGGCAATCGTCAGACCGTGTTTGCGACTCAGCTCTTCTGCCACTCGTGCTGCCTTGTTACTTACAAAGGTCGTATCATAAACCGCCCCGTTCATACTCATCCGATTGGCAATGATATGAATGT
Coding sequences within:
- a CDS encoding type III pantothenate kinase → MNSIVINVGNSNIRFGLFNGDNCDISWVINTKPYRTADELYVQMLMLYQTYKIEPREIGKVIIGSVVPQLTKVMSSGIKKIHGTTPVIVDRNTPSGVQAKSKQMGTDIYANLVAAHNLYPDRKKIVIDFGTALTASCVAETGETLGVIIAPGIVTSLNSLISQTAQLPDIELKKPKSVLGLDTVTCMQSGMVYGFLGMVEGFINRINDEVNDDCFVVATGGVSHVYKPLTEKIHVMDRLHTLKGLYFLGKDL
- a CDS encoding GNAT family N-acetyltransferase, with amino-acid sequence MKDFPVIKTERLILSHLEEKDIPFIVEYLQHKIYSDLTSNIPYPYTESDARFWLKMSEEAFENNSGYTFGIRNKEGQIIGAIGLHDRDDDKAELGYWIGMPYWNKGYVTEAAKAIIDFGFKKLNFNKIFATHFPHNPASGKIMEKIGMEKEAFLKEEVKKDGEYFDLVMYSIFNNHK
- a CDS encoding nucleoside deaminase, whose protein sequence is MFTDEYYMKMALQEAEIALEKDEVPIGCIVVSNSRVIAKAHNLTETLNDVTAHAEMQAITSAAHFLGGKYLKDCTLYVTMEPCVMCAGALSWAQISKVVIGARDEQRGFINKHLSLHPKTEIVTGIMENECSSIVKTFFKNKR
- a CDS encoding helix-turn-helix transcriptional regulator, with amino-acid sequence MKKDFYLTRYALIIKRLESSPATYSQLEDYLLNSFEFQDAGIKSYSIRTLQRDIREISDLFNLSIHNKKKGDNRYYIESRPIMEVDEYNQKLLESFQVSNALNLHPDFSDFIFFESRKPTGVEHFYDLFFAIRNKRVVSFEHYNYKNKLMTSRKVHPLALKESKDRWYLIAIDTKDKLLKSFGLDRINYLDVSKNKFREKYNYNFREHFKNAFGVMNLAEQKPQNIVLKCSRHQGEYIRSFPLHQSQKETKETPEEIYFEFFLHPTYDFMQEILSYGKEVTVLEPKALVDEIRTHLQESLNRYLES
- a CDS encoding relaxase/mobilization nuclease domain-containing protein: MIAKCKAIAHGKTALEYIFRETKLKNKLLIQNLCGDTAKRIYEEMNLVSRFNSRCRNKFLRMEIGIAPKDEAGMNWKKLQGIACEFIQAMKLQEHQVVAVTHKDTDNLHIHIIANRMSMNGAVYDTTFVSNKAARVAEELSRKHGLTIANEIRAEKRYQKPRANQTREASREKLRTMAYGLLGKYANGGLNGYASFRYDLRRQGVIVEQMTNKKGSIYGLKFHFEGQTFKASEIGREFGYNSLLKQFGLSYAAPYHSSVPIYQPKSPLQEEKRQPTPSPEPSLVESVVDVVAEGIASGVGGVLDFQVHGENYAETAFQRRLRHEANKRKKRGRRM